A segment of the Sphingomonas cannabina genome:
TCGATGGCTCGCGCCTGGTGCTCGACCGGCTGGCGGCGCAGGATCCGGGGCAGGGGACGGTCAGCGGCAGTGGTGTGTTCGACCTATCCCGCGCGAACGGGCTCGGCATCGATCTCAACATCCAGGCGCAGCGCGCCCGGCTGATCGCGCGCGACGACATCGCCGGCACGGTGACCGGACCGCTGCGCTTCCATTCGGACGGATCGGGCGGAACGATCTCGGGCAACATCGTCATCAACAACGGCCGCTATCAGCTCGGCAAGGCAGCTACCGCCGCCGCTGTGCCGAGGCTCAACATCCGCGAGATCAACGTTCGCGGCGCCGACGATGACGATGAGGCGGCCGCCGCCGTGCCATGGCAGCTCGATGTCCATGCGCGGGCGCCGAGCGGCATCAGCGTGCAGGGCCTGGGCCTCGACAGCCGCTGGTCGGGCGATCTCGCCATCGCCGGCGAGCCGACCAATCCCAAGATCACCGGCCAGCTCAATCTGGTCGATGGCGATTACGAGTTCGCCGGGCGCACCTTCGAGCTCGAACGCGGGGTTATCCGCTTCGACGGCAGCGTACCCGCCGATCCGGCGCTCGACATCTCCGCCGATGCTGACGCCCAAGGGCTCAACGCGACGATCCGTGTCACCGGCACCGCGTCCAAGCCCGACATCAGCTTCACCAGCACGCCGGCGCTGCCCGAGGACGAGTTGTTGTCGCGGCTGTTGTTCGGCACCTCGATCACCAACCTGTCGGCGCCGGAAGCGCTCCAGCTCGCCGCGGCCGTGGCCGCGCTGCAGGGCGACGGCGGCGACGGGCTCAACCCGATCAACGCGGTGCGCCGCGCCGCGGGCCTGGATCGCCTCCGCATCCTGCCCGCCGACCCGCAGACCGGCGCGGCCACGTCGATCGCGGCGGGCAAGTACATCACCCGGCGGACCTATGCGGAGATCATCACCGACGGGCAGGGCTATTCTGCGACGCGGCTGGAGTTCCGGCTGACGCGCTGGCTGTCGCTGCTCGCATCGGTCTCGACGATCGGACGCCAGAGCGTGAACGTCCGGGTGTCGAAGGATTATTGAGGCACCGGAACCCCTTGGCGCCAGCGCGGTTCAGCGCTGAGCGATGACGCTGCCGCAGATCCTGTCCGTGACCGTGCTCGCGGGCATGATGGCGCTCTTCGTCTGGGGACGGCTGCGCTACGACATCGTCGCGATCCTGGCGCTGCTTGCTGCGCTGGCGGTCGGCGTGGTCGAGCCGAAGGACGCCTTCACCGGCTTTTCCGACGACATCGTCATCATCGTCGGCTCGGCGCTGGTGATGTCCGGCGCGGTGCAGCGCTCGGGGGTGATCGAGCGGCTGCTGGGGTCGCTCGCCAAGCGCGTGACGCGGGTGCGCTCGCAACTGCTGCTGCTGACCGCCAGCGTCGGCTTCGCGTCGGCGCTGGTCAAGAACATCGGCGCGCTGGCGATGCTGATGCCCGCCGCCTTCTCGATGGCGAAGCGGTCGGACAGCTCGCCGTCGGTATTCCTGATGCCGATGTCGTTCGCCTCGCTGCTCGGCGGCCTCATCACGCTGGTCGGCACCTCGCCCAACATCATCGTCAGCCGCGTGCGCGAGGATATGACCGGTGAACCGTTCCGGATGTTCGACTATGCCCCCGTCGGGCTGACGCTGACGGTGGTCGGGCTTATTTTCCTGCGCTTCGCCTATCGCGTCCAGGCGCTGCGCCAGGCACCTGCGACGATGGGGCAGGCGCTGGATGTGGCGAGCTATGTCACCGAGGTGCGCGTCGGCGAGGGATCGAGCGCGATCGGCGTTCCGCTCGGCGAGCTGCTGGAGCGCGGGGAGGGCGACGTCGCCGTCGCGGCGCTGCTGCGTGCGGGCCTGCGCACCGCGCCGCTGCCCGACATGAAGTTGCGCGAAGGCGACGTGCTGATCCTGGGCGGCGCGCCCGACGTGCTCGAGCGGGTGATCGCCCGCGACGAGCTCGAGCTGGTCGGCCAGGACAAGCACGAGGGCGACGACATCGGCGTGATCGAGGCGGTGGTGACGATCGATTCGCCGCTGGTCGGCGAGACCGCCGGCGACCTTCACCTGCGCGAGCGGACCGGGGTCAACCTGATCGCGATCTCGCGCCGGGGTGAACGGCTCGATCGCCGGCTGGCGCGGATCACGCTCGCCGCGGGCGACCTGTTGCTGCTCCAGGGGCCTCTCAAGCAGATGTCTGAGCGGTTGGCCGACCTCGGCGTGCTGCCGCTCGCCGAGCGGGAGCTCCGGCTCGGCAGCCCGCGCAGATGGCTGCTGCCGATCGCGATCCTCGCCGCCGCCATGGCCGCGACGGCGACGGGACTGGTGCCGGTGGCGGTCGCCTTCTTCGCTGCCGCGGGGCTGGTGATGGCGACGGGTGCACTGCCGGCGCGCGAGGCCTATGATCATATCGAATGGCCGATCCTGATCATGCTCGGCGCGCTGATCCCGGTGAGCGACAGCCTGCGCACCACCGGCGTCACCGAGCTGATCGGCACCTGGCTGTCCCATGCCGCCGCCAGCCTGCCGCCCTGGGGCGCGGTGGCGCTGATCCTGGCGGCGGCGATGGCGGTGACGCCGTTCCTCAACAATGCCGCGACCGTGCTGGTGATGGCGCCGATCGCCGCTACCTTCGCCGGCGATCTCGGCTATCGGCCCGAGGCGTTCCTGATGGCGACCGCCGTGGGGGCGGGGTGCGATTTCCTGACGCCGATCGGCCACCAGTGCAACACGCTGGTGATGGGACCGGGCGGGTATCGGTTCGGCGATTACGCCCGCCTCGGCGCTCCCCTGTCGCTGCTGGTGCTGCTGGTCGCGACGCCGCTGATCCTGTGGGTGTGGCCGGTGAGGTGAACATTCGGCCTGCCCGAATTATCAACATATAAACATCGAATTTTCGAATGATGGTCGAGCGCATAGCATGACCGGCATGTCACCGCTCCTGTTGCTGGCCGCGCTTGCCGCCACCGCTAATACGACGCCGCGCGACGCCATCGCCGCCTACGCGCGAGCGACCGAGCGGAGCGATCCCGAAGCGCTGAACGAAGCGGTTCAGCCGAGCGCAGTCATGTATTGTGCCGACGGTACCGATACCCGCGCCACCGGCCAAGTCGAATGGAAGACCAAGCTTGCCGCGAGCCTGCCACCGACGCCGGCTTCGACGCGCATCGACTGGCTCGACGAGGGCAAGGAAAGCGCGGTGGCGCGGTTGACCGCGGTGCGCGGAGCGTTGCGCTTCACCGATTACCTGCTGATCGCACGGCTTCGTGAGGGATGGCGGATCGTCGGCAAACTCTGCGAGGCTGGCGTGGATGACTCGATCCCGCCGGCCACGGCCGCGGCGGAGCGGGTGATCGACGCCAAGCTGGCCGCTGACCGCGCCTGGAACGGCGCGCTGCTCGCAGACAGCATCGACGCCCGCGCGCTGGTGATGACCGTCGAGAACGGCGAGTTCGTCGCCGCGACGCTGGCCGAATGGCAGGCGCGTTACGTCGAGCGGCGGAAACATTCGCCCGGAAATGCCGTCACGGTCACCAGCCGGCAGGTGGATGTCCGCGGCAGCATCGGCGCGGCGCGTTGGACCTTCCATTCGCCGAGCGGCAGTGACTGGAGCGATCGCGCGCTGATCATGCGCCGGCCCGACGGCCGCTGGCGAATGATGGCGTTGTTGTTCGTGAAGGACGCGCCCGCCGATTAGGCTAGCGCACCGATCAGCGACTTCACCTCCATGAACTCGGTGAGCCCGAACTTGCCATACTCGCGGCCATTGCCCGATTGCTTGTAGCCGCCGAACGGTACGTTCGGATCGGGCGCGCCGCCGTTCACATAGACCATGCCGGCGCGCAGACGGGGGGCGACGCGCTTCACGCCGTCCGCATCGCCGAACACAACCGCCGACAGGCCGTAGTTTGTGTCGTTGGCGATGCGTACCGCATCCTCCTCGTCTTCATAGGGGATGATGGTGACGACCGGGCCGAACACCTCCTCGCGCGCGATCGTCATGTCGTTGGTGACATTGGAGAAGAGGGTAGGGCGGACGTAATAGCCGCTGTCGATCCCGTCGGGCCGGCCCGGGCCGCCGACCTCCAGCTTGGCGCCTTCCTCAAGCCCCTTGGTGATCAGGCCCTGGATCTTGTCCCACTGCGCCTTGTTGACCACCGGGCCGATGTGGCGGCCTTCGGTAAGCGGATCGCCGGTCTCGGTCGCGCTCATCACCTGCCTGGCGATCGCCACCGCCTCCTCCTGCCGGCCCTTGGGCACCAGCAGGCGCGTCGGCGCGATGCAGCTCTGGCCGGAATTGAGCAGCACGCTCATCAGCGTGCCCGGCACCGCGCGGCTGAAATCGGCGCTGTCGAGCACCACGGAGGGCGACTTGCCGCCGAGCTCCTGGTGCACGCGCTTGACCGTGTCGGCGGCGTTCTTGGCGACGAGGATGCCGGCGCGGGTCGAGCCGGTGAAGCTCACCATGTCGATCCCCGGATGCTGCGCGAGTGCCGTGCCGACGCCGGGGCCGTCGCCCTGGACCAGGTTGAACACGCCGGCCGGCACGCCTGCCTTGTCCATCACCTCGGCGAAGATCGCGGCGCAGGAGGGCGCTTCCTCCGACGGTTTCAGGATCATCGCGTTGCCCGCTGCCAGCGCGGGCGCGACCTTGGCGACGATCTGGTTCATCGGCCAGTTCCATGGCGTGATGAGCGCGACCACGCCGATCGGCTCGTGGACGACCAGGCTCTGGTTGATCGTCTCCTCGAACCGGAACTCCTTCAGCGCCTTGATCGCCGCCATCAGATGGCCAAGGCCCGAGCCGACCTGCGCCGTCTTGGCGATGCCGATCGGGCAGCCCATCTCCAGCGCAATCGCCTCGGCGAGGTCGTCCGCACGGTTCCTGTATTCGGCGAGGATCGCCTCGAGCAGCGCTACGCGCTCGTCGACCGAGGTGCGGCTGAAGCGCTCGAACGCCGCCTGCGCCGCCTTGACCGCGGCATCGACATCGGCGGCGGTGCCGAGCGTGATCTCGGTGCAGGGCTGTTCGGTCGCGGGGTTGATCACCTCATGGCGCTTGCCACCCTGGCTTTCGACCCAGCGGCCGCCAATATAGTGGTTGAGATAGCTCCGCATCCTCGCCTCCATCTCGGGTTCGAACCTTGGGTATGTGGATGGCGATGCGGGCGGAGAGTTGCAAGTCGAAACGCGTTCGGAGGTGACGATGCAGGCACGGGCGGCAAGGATCGAGGCAACCGGCGGACCGGAGGTGATCCGCATCGTCGACGTCGAGGTGCCCGAGCCCGGCCCCGGCGAGGTCCGGATGCGCAATACTGCGATCGGGCTCAACTATATCGATACCTATCATCGTAGCGGACTCTATCCGCTCGAGCTGCCGACCGGGCTCGGCGGAGAGGCGGCCGGCGTGGTCGAGGCGGTGGGCGAGGGCGTCGAGGGTTTCGCGCCCGGCGATCGAGTGGCGACGTTCGGCCCGACCCGCGGCGCCTACACGACCGCGCGCAATGTGCCGGCGAAGGAGTTGTTCCATCTCCCCGACGACATCGACGAACGCACCGCCGCAGCGCTGATGCTGAAGGGCTGCACCACCGAATACCTCGTCGAGCGCATCGCGAAGGTGGAGCCGGGGCAGACTGCGCTGGTCCATGCCGCCGCGGGCGGGGTGGGACAACTGCTGGTCGGCTGGCTCAAGGCATTGGGCGTGACGGTGATCGGCACCGTCGGCAGCGAGGAGAAGGCTGAGGCCGCGCGAAAGTCTGGCGCCGACCATGTCATCCTCCACAAGTCCGAGGATGTTGCGAAGCGCGTGCGCGAGATTACAGACGGTGCGGGCGTGCCGGTAGTGTTCGACGGCGTCGGTGCGGCGACATGGGAAGTGTCGCTCGCGAGCGCGGCGCGGCGCGGGCTGATCGTGAGCTACGGCAATGCCGGCGGGGCGGTGACGGGGGTGAATCTCGGCGTGCTGTCCGCCAAGGGATCGCTGTTCGTCACCCGGCCGACGCTGTTCGACTATTATGCGACGCCCGAGGAGCGGAAGGCCGGCGTCGAGCGCGTGTTCGCCATGCTGCGCGCGGGGGCGATCAAGCCTGAGATCGGCCGCACCTTCGCGCTGGAGGACGCCGCCGACGCCCACCGCGCGATGGAGGCGGGGGAGACGCTGGGGAGCAGCTTGCTGATTCCGTAACTCCAAGATCCTCCCCGCTTGCGGGGAGGGGGACCGCCGAAGGCGGTGGAGGGGGTAGGCCACAAGCGACGGCCGGGAGGTGATCCCCCTCCACCACGCACTTCGTGCGCGGTCCCCCTCCCCGTGCCGGGGAGGAGCTTTGCGTTACCGCCGCTCTTTAGCCAGCCGGCTGATCAGCACCGCCGAGCGCAGCGCCTGGCGCTGGATGCTGTCGAGGTCGACCCATTCGCCCTCCGCATGGGCACCCCCGCCGCCGACGCCCATGCCGCCCAGCGTGTCCGCGTAGGCGGCGACGAAGCCTGAATCCGCCGCGCCGCGCTTGGCGGGGTCGTATTCGCCCATCTCCTCGAGCCCGAGGTCGCGGTTGACTCCGTTGAGCTTCGCCAGCAGCGCCCGATTGCCCTCGGTCGGTGCCATCGGCGGGTAGCTGTCGAAGAACTTGAGCGTCGCGTCGGTGCCGGCGAGGTGTTTGGCGACGATCGCCTGCATCTTCTCCCGCGCCCGCGCGTCCTGCTCGGGCGTCAGCGAGCGCAGGTCGCCGCGCGCGACCGCGCTCGCCGCGACGACGTTGGTCTTGCCCTGCGCGGTGACGCGGAAGCCTGACGAATCGATCTCGGCCGGAGTCCCGCCTGCCAGCACGCCGACGTTGTAGGTGAGGTTGGGCTCGGGCAGCTCGCGGCGGAAATCGTCGAGGATGCGCGCCATCTCGTAGATCGCGCCATAGCCGAGCGATGGACCGAACACCCCGCCCGAATGGCCGGTCTTGCCGCTGGTCCTGAGCTCCCAGCTCGCCGCGCTGCGCCGGGCGACGGTGCCCATGTCGCGGCCGTCCTGCTCGGCCAGCCCTTCATATTCGAGCGCGACATCGGCCCATTGACCCGCCTCGATCAGGTCCTTGCGCGCGACCTCCAGCGGGGTGCCGGTGCGTTCCTCGTCGCCGGTCAGGAGGATCTGGATGTCGGCGCCCTTGAGCGTCCCCGCCGCCTGCATCGCCCGCATCGCCGCGACGATCACGACGTTGCCGCCCTTCATGTCGCTGGTGCCGGGGCCGGTCGCGCGATTGCCGTCGCGGACGAACTTCTGGAACGGAGAATCGGGCTCGAACACGGTGTCGAGGTGACCGATCAGCAGGATGCGCTTGCCTCGGCCGTTGCCCTTGTGCGTCGCGATCAGGTGCCCGGCGCGGCCGACCGCCGACTGGTCGATCCAGCGCACGGTGAAGCCGAGCGGCTCCAGCTCGGTGCGGAAGATGTCGCCAACCTTGCGTACCCCTTCGAGGTTCAGCGTCCCCGAATTCTGGTTCACCGCGCGTTCGAGCAGCGCGATGTCGCGGTCCTGCTCGGCGGCGATCACCGTCTTCATCTTCGCCTCGGTGGGAGCAAGGCTCTGCGCGGCGGCGGGCAGGCCGGCAACGGCGAGGCCGGCGGCGATCAGGGTGGATGGAGTTCGGATCATTCCGCCGGGCTAACAAAGCCCATGCGGCGAGGGAAGCGGCGGTTGCATGACAGCACGGCCCGGCAGGTCATGATTCGGTCACAACCCACCGATACCGCGCCCGCGCCGGGCGTCGAAGAACGCCGGCACTGGAGGGGACAGAACCAAATCTCAGTCCCAGGGAGGGCCTTCGTGCCGCATCTGAAACTCACCAAATCCATTCTGCTGCTGAGCGCCGCCACGGCGATGCTCGGCGCCGTCTCCGCCCATGCGCAGGACAGCGCCGCACCGGCGGCCGACGCCGCGCCGCAGGACGGCGTCGGCGACATCGTCGTCACTGCCGAGCGCCGCTCGGAGAACCTCCAGAAGGTGCCGGTCTCGGTCGGCGTGGTCGGCGGGCAGGATCTGCGCACCTACACCAGCGGCGGTGACGACACGTTGCTGGCGCTGTCGGGCCGCGTGCCGAGCTTCTACGCCGAATCCACCACCGGCCGCATCTTCCCCCGCTTCTACATCCGCGGGCTCGGCAACATCGACTTCTACCTCGGCGCATCGCAGCCGGTGTCGATCATCCAGGACGACGTCGTGCTCGAGCATGTCGTGCTCAAGTCCAACCCGGCCTACGACATCCGCCAGGTCGAGGTACTGCGTGGGCCGCAGGGATCGCTGTTCGGGCGCAACACCACCGCCGGCATCGTCAAGTTCGACACCATCCAGCCGAGCCACGACTTCGAGGGCCGCGCCGACCTGTCCTACGGCAGCTACAACACGGTCAGCCTCGACGCCGGCGTCGGCGGGCCGATCGCCAACGGCATCTCCTTCCGCCTGTCGACGCTGATCCAGCATCGCGACGACTGGGTCGACAACACGTTCGCCGGCGCCAGCGCGGACGGCACGAAGACGCCGAAAAAGGATGCGATGGGCGGCTACGACGACCGCAACGTCCGCCTCCAGCTGCTGCTCGAGCCGACCGACGCGCTGTCGATCACTGCGTCGGCCCATGCCCGCTGGTACGACGGCACCTCGACGTTGTTCCACCGCGCCGCGCTCAAGAAGGGTTCGAACGACGTCTCGGACGAGCCGCGCGGCACGGTCGCCTATGACGAGGCGCATGACAATCCGCAGGCTTACGACACCTACGGCGGGTCGCTGCGCGCCGCCTATGATTTCGGCCCGGTCACGCTGACCTCGATCACCGCCTATGAGACCACCTCGGGCTACAGCCGCGGCGACACCGACGGCGGCGCGGCGGCGAACTTCCCGGTGAACGGCGCACCCAACGGCTTCGGCCAGTCGCAGGGCAACGTCCGCGACCTCGACCAGTGGACGCAGGAGGTCCGCCTCGCCAGCAACGGCAACGGCCCGTTCAAGTGGCAGGTCGGCGGCATGTACTTCGACAGCCGCGACATCACCGACTTCTACCAGCGCGCCTATTTCCTGACGCCGCCGGCGAATAACCCGAACAACTGGGTGCGCCTGCACAACGTCAACACGTCGTGGGCGGTGTTCGGTCAGCTCAGCTATCAGTTCGCCCCGGACTTCACGCTGACGGTCGGCGCGCGCGAGACCAATGACACCAAGAAGACCGACCTGCTCAAGACCGCCGACACTGCGGCCGGCCTGGTGACTTACAAAGGCCGCCGCCACGTCCGCCTGTCGGACACGACGCCGAGCTGGGATGTCAGCCTGATGTGGCAGGCGAACCCCGACCTCAGCTTCTACACCCGCTTGGCACGCGGCTTCCGCGGTCCGACGATCCAGGGGCGTTCGGCGGTGTTCAACTCCGACTTCACCACCGCGGATTCGGAGACGATCACGTCGCTCGAGGCCGGCTTCAAGAGCAACCTGTTCAACAACACGCTGCGCTTCAACGCTACCGCCTTCGCCTATTCGGTCAAGGACATCCAGCTCAACGGCAACGACGCCGACGGCAACGGCGTGCTGTTCAACGCGAACCACGCTTATGCCTATGGCCTGGAGGCCGACCTGGAGTGGCGGCCGACGCGCAACTTCACCGCCGGCTTGGGCCTCAGCCTGCTGCACAGCGAGATCAAGGACAAGCGCGTCTATGCGCAGGTCTGCGCGCTGAACGGGGTCGTGGTGTGCACGGTCGAGGACCCGACGATCACGCGCCCGGTGTTCGGCGCGCCGGCGGTGTTCGCGCAGATCGACGGCGAGCCGCTGCCCAATGCGCCGGAGTACAACCTCAACGTCAACGCCCGCTACGATCTGCCGCTCGGCAACGGCGGCCGTGCGTTCGTGGCGACCGACTGGAACCTGCAGGGCTACACCCAGTTCGTGCTCTACCGGACCAAGGAGTTCACCTCGAACGGCAACTTCGAGGGCGGGCTGAAGATCGGCTATGCCGCGGAGAACGATGCCTATGAGGTCGCGCTGTTCGCGCGCAACATCACCAACGAGAAGAACCTCAAGGGCGTGATCGAGAACTACATGGCAGCGGTGTTCAACGAACCGCGCATCATCGGCGTCCAGCTCAGCGGCAAGTTCCGCTGAGGCTCTTAGCCTCTCCCTTTCAGGGGAGGGGCTAAGGATGCTCCAAGCTGGAAACGAGAAGGGCGCCCGGAGTGATCCGGGCGCCCTTTTCTTTGTCGGGCAGGACGCCGCGGCGAAGCCGCGCCGTCGGTCCTCGCTCTGGCGAGGCCGGCCGTACAGCGCGTTGCGGACCGGGCTTCGCCGGTCCGCAACGGCGCGGCGTGGCCGCACCTACGCGCTGTAGTACATATCGAACTCGACCGGGCTCGGCGTCATCTCCCAGCGGGCGACCTCCTCGCGCTTGAGCTCGATATAGGCCTCGATCTGGTCCTTCGAGAACACGTCGCCCTTCAGCAGGAAGTCCATGTCGGCCTCCAGGCTGTCGAGCGCCTCGCGGAGCGAACCGCACACGGTCGGCACGTTGGCGAGCTCGGCCGGCGGCAGGTCGTAGAGGTTCTTGTCCATCGCCTCGCCTGGATGGAGGCGGTTCTGGATGCCGTCGAGGCCCGCCATCATCAGCGCCGCATAGGCGAGATAGGGGTTGGCCATCGCATCGGGGAAACGCACCTCGACGCGCTTCGACTTGGCGCCCGCGCCGTACGGGATGCGGCACGAGGCCGAGCGGTTGCGGCTCGAATAGGCGAGCAGCACCGGCGCCTCGTAACCCGGCACCAGCCGCTTGTAGCTGTTGGTGGTCGGGTTGGTGAAGGCGTTGATCGCCTTGGCATGCTTGATGATGCCGCCGATGAAGTAGAGGCAGGTGTCGGAAAGGCCCGCATAGCCGTTGCCGGCGAACAGCGGCTCCTTGCCCTGCCAGATCGAGAAGTGGGTGTGCATGCCCGAGCCGTTGTCCTCCTTGATCGGCTTGGGCATGAAGGTCGCGGTCTTGCCATAGGCGTGCGCGACCTGGTGCACGACGTACTTGTAGATCTGCATCCGGTCGGCGGTGGTGGTGAGCGTGCCGAAGGTCAGGCCGAGCTCGTGCTGCGCCGCCGCCACCTCATGGTGGTGCTTGTCGCAAGGAAGGCCCATCTCGAGCATGGTCGAGACCATCTCGCCGCGGATGTCGACCGCGCTGTCGACCGGCGCGACCGGGAAATAGCCGCCCTTGGCGCGCGGACGGTGGGCGAGGTTGCCGCCCTCATATTCGCGGCCGGTGTTGGTCGGCAGCTCGATGTCGTCGATCTTGTAATAGCTGGTGTTGTAGCCGTTCTCGAAGCGGACGTCGTCGAACATGAAGAACTCGGCCTCGGGGCCGACGTAGACGGTGTCACCGATGCCGGTGGTCTTGAGATAGGCCTCGGCGCGCTTGGCGGTCGAACGCGGATCGCGGGCATAGAGCTCGCCGGTCGACGGCTCGACGATGTCGCAGATCAGGATCAGCATCGGCGTCGCCGAGAAGGGATCGACATAGACCGCGTCGAGATCCGGCTTCAGGATCATGTCCGACTCGTTGATCGCCTTCCACCCCGCGATCGAGGAGCCGTCGAACATCAGGCCGTCGGTCAGCTCGTCCTCGCCGAGCACGGACGAGACCATCGTCAGGTGCTGCCACTTGCCCTTGGGATCGGTGAAGCGGAGGTCGACCCACTCGATCTCCTTCTCCTCGATCATCTTGAGGACGTCACTCGCCGAATTCGCCATGTCTTGCCCTTTGCTCTCTAAAAAATGTGCCGCCGGGATGCGGCAGAATCATGTTGCGCCGCGGCGCACCGTCTTCACAGATTATTGCGTCGCGTCAAATCGCATCCTCATTGCGTTCGCCGGTGCGGATGCGCAGCGCCGTCTCGACCGGGATCACGAAGATCTTGCCGTCGCCGATCCGGCCGGTCTGCGCCGCCGAAGCGATCGCCTCCACCACCCGTTCGGCGAGTCCGTCCTCGACCACCACTTCCAGCTTCACCTTCGGCAGGAAGTCGACGACATATTCGGCACCCCGGTAAAGCTCGGTATGCCCCTTCTGCCGGCCGAAGCCCTTGGCCTCGGTGACGGTGATGCCGGACACGCCCACTTCGTGCAGCGCCTCCTTCACCTCGTCGAGCTTGAACGGCTTGATGATGGCTTCGATCTTCTTCACCGGCTTGGGTTTCCCTGTTGGTCGCTTGTTGAGAGCGGCCCCATACTCCCTGATCGCGCGGCTTGCAGCAAGCGTGCCATTCGCAAATGCGGCGGAAATCCTCGCGCCGTTGCACCGCCGCATCGCTAATGGGCTTCGAGCGTTGCCCAGCAATTGGGCAGCGGGTGCTCCGTTGCCCAATTGGGCGGCAGGGAAGGAGAGACGGACGGATGCGTGACGTTCCCGCGGATTGGCTGGCCCCGCCCGATCTCTCGGCTGCCGCCAAGGTCCAGCGCGAGATCGCGGCGGCGGGGGAGACCGCCGACCGGGTGGGACCGGTCCGCATGGTCGCGGGCGTGGATACCTCGATGCGCTGGCGCGACGTCCGCGGGCCGATCCATGCGGCGGTCGCACCGTTGCCCT
Coding sequences within it:
- the glnA gene encoding type I glutamate--ammonia ligase — its product is MANSASDVLKMIEEKEIEWVDLRFTDPKGKWQHLTMVSSVLGEDELTDGLMFDGSSIAGWKAINESDMILKPDLDAVYVDPFSATPMLILICDIVEPSTGELYARDPRSTAKRAEAYLKTTGIGDTVYVGPEAEFFMFDDVRFENGYNTSYYKIDDIELPTNTGREYEGGNLAHRPRAKGGYFPVAPVDSAVDIRGEMVSTMLEMGLPCDKHHHEVAAAQHELGLTFGTLTTTADRMQIYKYVVHQVAHAYGKTATFMPKPIKEDNGSGMHTHFSIWQGKEPLFAGNGYAGLSDTCLYFIGGIIKHAKAINAFTNPTTNSYKRLVPGYEAPVLLAYSSRNRSASCRIPYGAGAKSKRVEVRFPDAMANPYLAYAALMMAGLDGIQNRLHPGEAMDKNLYDLPPAELANVPTVCGSLREALDSLEADMDFLLKGDVFSKDQIEAYIELKREEVARWEMTPSPVEFDMYYSA
- a CDS encoding P-II family nitrogen regulator; the protein is MKKIEAIIKPFKLDEVKEALHEVGVSGITVTEAKGFGRQKGHTELYRGAEYVVDFLPKVKLEVVVEDGLAERVVEAIASAAQTGRIGDGKIFVIPVETALRIRTGERNEDAI